The following proteins are encoded in a genomic region of Nicoliella spurrieriana:
- a CDS encoding carboxymuconolactone decarboxylase family protein, with product MAKQTAGHDHLGSFAPQFAALNDDVLFGEVWSRTDQLSAHDRSMITISALIAGGNFAQLKAHLTIGKQNGITQDEIAAMITHLAFYVGWPKAWSAFGIAKEVYGA from the coding sequence ATGGCGAAACAAACTGCTGGTCATGATCATTTAGGATCGTTCGCTCCCCAATTCGCAGCATTAAACGATGACGTTTTATTTGGTGAAGTCTGGTCGCGTACGGACCAACTATCCGCTCACGACCGAAGCATGATTACGATTTCGGCACTGATTGCGGGTGGCAACTTCGCACAATTAAAAGCGCACTTAACCATCGGGAAGCAAAATGGAATTACCCAGGATGAAATTGCTGCAATGATTACCCACCTTGCCTTTTACGTCGGTTGGCCCAAAGCGTGGTCGGCATTTGGGATCGCAAAGGAAGTCTATGGTGCATAG
- a CDS encoding ABC transporter ATP-binding protein: protein MTLLKVSNLTQRYGNHVAVNHIDLSVEAGQLVAFLGPNGAGKSTTINMLTGITRPQSGTIDLAGLKPGTRAYRHQIGVVFQNSVLDADLTVRQNLMWRAGMYKQIDNAFVTRLMQAFDIETIAGQKYGSLSGGQRRRVDITRALLHKPRLLFLDEPSTGLDIQTRNKIWAVLNQLRVEFQMTIILTTHYLEEANIADYVYVIDHGEIIAADTVSDLKAKYAKDVLRVTTTDMAKLTALVDPQWPTTVKGHQVEIMVPDVDATIRFLTAARPLITGMELKRGDMNDIFVALTGKEIR, encoded by the coding sequence ATGACATTATTAAAGGTAAGCAATTTAACCCAGCGCTATGGTAACCATGTAGCGGTAAACCACATCGACCTATCAGTTGAAGCGGGCCAACTAGTCGCCTTCTTGGGACCCAACGGGGCTGGGAAGTCAACGACGATCAATATGTTGACCGGGATTACGCGACCCCAAAGTGGCACGATCGATTTAGCCGGCTTAAAACCGGGGACGAGGGCGTATCGTCATCAAATCGGGGTCGTGTTTCAAAATAGCGTCTTGGATGCCGATCTAACCGTACGGCAAAATCTGATGTGGCGGGCGGGGATGTACAAGCAGATTGACAATGCGTTTGTCACTCGTTTGATGCAGGCGTTTGATATTGAAACGATTGCAGGGCAAAAATACGGTTCACTCTCGGGCGGGCAACGACGGCGGGTCGATATTACTCGGGCGTTATTACATAAACCACGGTTGCTATTCCTAGACGAACCGTCGACTGGATTAGATATTCAAACCCGCAATAAAATTTGGGCGGTCTTGAATCAACTGCGGGTGGAATTTCAAATGACGATTATTTTAACCACCCACTACCTTGAAGAGGCCAATATTGCTGATTACGTCTACGTAATTGACCATGGTGAGATCATCGCCGCTGACACCGTTAGTGATCTAAAGGCCAAGTACGCTAAGGATGTCCTAAGGGTAACGACCACCGACATGGCCAAGTTGACCGCGCTAGTGGACCCACAGTGGCCAACGACCGTAAAGGGGCACCAAGTGGAGATAATGGTGCCAGATGTGGATGCAACGATTCGGTTCCTAACGGCTGCGCGGCCCTTGATTACCGGGATGGAGCTAAAGCGTGGCGACATGAACGACATCTTTGTGGCGCTAACTGGAAAGGAGATTCGCTAA
- a CDS encoding sulfite exporter TauE/SafE family protein, whose translation MLILLVIIGFIIGGFIIAMGGGGATFYLGILTGLVNIAPASATATSLFTALPSLCIGAYSHYRTGNMRFHFGNRMLITAVPATVVGSLISGYLSDTVYRWLLFLLFICLGSQILWQSFGPHRNRQRQHSNDSKLGQAFLFGALSGLMVGIAGLSGGSPLVAGMLLMGLSMQEAAATSSYVLIVTSLVGIMLHSTSGAIAWAPGIALMIGAICGAAFMPYWLNKFNASQVTSVLRPIMGTVMIIMAITTIL comes from the coding sequence ATCTTAATACTACTCGTAATCATTGGCTTCATTATTGGTGGCTTCATCATTGCAATGGGTGGGGGTGGCGCAACCTTTTACCTAGGGATTTTGACTGGATTAGTCAATATTGCCCCGGCTAGTGCCACTGCGACTTCATTGTTTACTGCGTTACCATCGTTATGCATCGGTGCTTACAGCCATTATCGAACCGGCAACATGCGCTTTCATTTTGGTAATCGCATGTTGATTACCGCAGTCCCAGCAACGGTAGTCGGGAGCTTGATATCCGGATACCTATCAGATACGGTTTACCGCTGGTTGTTATTCCTGTTGTTTATTTGTTTAGGCAGTCAAATTCTTTGGCAATCGTTCGGGCCACATCGCAATCGGCAACGGCAGCATTCTAACGATTCGAAACTAGGACAAGCGTTTCTGTTTGGGGCATTAAGCGGTCTAATGGTTGGCATCGCTGGCCTTAGTGGTGGCAGTCCGTTGGTTGCCGGCATGCTTTTAATGGGCCTTTCAATGCAGGAGGCTGCTGCCACTTCTTCGTACGTGTTGATCGTGACTTCATTGGTTGGAATTATGCTCCACTCCACTTCTGGTGCCATTGCGTGGGCGCCTGGGATTGCATTGATGATCGGTGCCATTTGTGGAGCAGCGTTCATGCCTTATTGGTTAAATAAATTTAATGCAAGCCAGGTGACCAGCGTCTTGCGGCCGATTATGGGAACGGTTATGATAATAATGGCAATTACAACGATTCTTTAG
- a CDS encoding C40 family peptidase → MNYQKLLKTMLVPLASLTIFAGVSASQQPSASAASKRAVNQAYKVAESELGSPYVYGAVGPTSFDCSGFTQYIYQQAHVTLARTAQGQYNTTKPVLRSQLKKGDLVYFGDDVNSISHVGFYIGNGQMIDAQDNGVVTESIDAPWWSIVGYSRP, encoded by the coding sequence TTGAACTACCAAAAACTACTAAAAACCATGTTAGTACCATTAGCTTCGCTGACCATTTTTGCTGGGGTGAGCGCAAGCCAGCAGCCATCAGCGAGTGCCGCCAGTAAGAGAGCGGTTAACCAGGCCTATAAAGTGGCTGAATCCGAACTCGGCTCACCATACGTTTACGGGGCAGTCGGGCCCACTTCATTTGATTGCTCAGGATTTACCCAGTACATATACCAACAAGCCCATGTAACACTTGCACGGACTGCACAGGGTCAATACAACACAACAAAGCCAGTGTTACGAAGCCAATTGAAAAAGGGTGATTTAGTTTACTTTGGTGATGATGTTAATTCAATCAGCCACGTTGGTTTCTACATTGGGAACGGTCAAATGATCGACGCCCAAGATAACGGAGTGGTCACTGAAAGTATTGATGCACCATGGTGGAGCATCGTTGGTTATTCCAGACCATAA
- a CDS encoding CPBP family intramembrane glutamic endopeptidase, which yields MQKKLNVGDYINRICILVGMWFFIELIQLPVAFIARVDQIAAKLLLIVVYFGMYAGAIAIAWHYYRQYHPEPVGKMTRGNVMLVVIAYVLFMIFQAVMILLSNAVYHQASSENNDSIQRILSSSHLTMVVMLIGIVILSPIVEELVFRGMIVDGLFKTAPIIWPMLVSGVAFAMAHAFSNPFLFLAYGGMGATMVYLYRKTGTLKTNISFHMLNNLIASLGMLPLLFK from the coding sequence ATGCAAAAAAAATTAAATGTCGGTGACTATATAAACCGCATCTGTATCTTGGTCGGAATGTGGTTCTTTATTGAATTAATTCAGTTGCCAGTTGCTTTTATCGCTAGGGTTGATCAAATTGCAGCCAAATTATTATTGATCGTGGTGTACTTTGGAATGTATGCGGGTGCAATTGCGATTGCCTGGCATTATTATCGGCAATACCATCCAGAACCAGTAGGTAAGATGACGAGAGGCAATGTTATGCTGGTCGTGATCGCATACGTCTTATTTATGATTTTTCAAGCGGTAATGATATTACTATCTAACGCTGTTTATCATCAAGCATCCTCTGAGAATAATGATTCGATTCAAAGGATTTTAAGTTCGAGTCACCTTACAATGGTGGTAATGTTGATTGGAATTGTGATTTTATCACCGATTGTTGAGGAACTGGTGTTTCGGGGGATGATCGTGGACGGGCTATTCAAAACCGCGCCCATCATTTGGCCGATGTTAGTTAGTGGGGTGGCGTTTGCGATGGCCCATGCATTCAGTAACCCGTTCTTATTCTTAGCTTATGGTGGGATGGGTGCAACGATGGTGTACCTTTACCGCAAGACTGGCACGCTTAAGACCAACATTAGTTTCCATATGTTAAATAACTTGATTGCTTCACTGGGAATGTTACCATTGCTCTTTAAGTAG
- a CDS encoding cupin domain-containing protein: MTEQPLANAGGLFGRGAKNDAYAQYFTGQSYLNGLVTPGADVNVGVGNVTFEPGCRNHWHIHHHGYQILLVTDGTGLYQEAGKPARLLHPGDVVVTHDGVKHWHGATPDSCFTHVAITTGTPEWLEAVSDAQFTAAFEQGRGDA; encoded by the coding sequence ATGACAGAACAACCATTAGCAAATGCCGGTGGACTTTTTGGCCGCGGGGCGAAAAACGATGCATATGCACAATATTTTACTGGCCAGAGTTATTTGAACGGCTTGGTAACCCCTGGCGCTGACGTTAACGTAGGCGTGGGGAACGTGACCTTCGAACCGGGCTGTCGAAACCATTGGCACATTCACCACCATGGCTATCAAATTTTGTTGGTCACCGATGGGACCGGACTATACCAAGAAGCGGGGAAACCAGCACGGCTACTTCACCCTGGTGATGTGGTCGTGACCCACGATGGGGTCAAGCATTGGCACGGGGCCACGCCCGACAGTTGTTTCACCCACGTGGCAATTACTACCGGCACCCCAGAATGGCTCGAAGCAGTATCCGATGCACAATTTACAGCTGCATTTGAACAGGGAAGGGGGGATGCATAA
- a CDS encoding MerR family transcriptional regulator → MTKYLIGEFAHLVGLTTYTLRYYEQERLIIPRRDQNQRRYYTEADIKWVGFLLHLKGTGMSMVEIKRYVQLRAAGDKTIPQRRALLATVRERSLAQIRAVEANLTVLSHKIDWYDGKIDHTISEDFEHYLERFHE, encoded by the coding sequence ATGACCAAATACCTAATTGGTGAATTTGCGCACCTGGTGGGACTAACGACCTATACGCTGCGTTATTACGAACAAGAGCGCTTAATTATTCCCAGGCGTGATCAAAATCAGCGCCGCTACTACACCGAAGCAGACATTAAGTGGGTCGGCTTTTTACTGCACCTGAAGGGAACTGGGATGTCAATGGTCGAAATTAAGCGCTACGTTCAACTAAGGGCGGCTGGTGATAAGACGATTCCGCAACGGCGGGCGCTACTGGCCACCGTCCGTGAACGAAGCCTCGCCCAGATTAGAGCGGTTGAGGCGAATCTAACCGTTTTATCGCATAAGATCGATTGGTATGACGGTAAAATCGACCACACGATTTCAGAAGATTTTGAACACTATTTAGAACGGTTTCATGAATAG
- a CDS encoding PspC domain-containing protein — MNKKLYRSNDRIICGVLGGIAEYFGWDKTWTRLIYAALTILSFAFAGLILYIVAAIIIPNQPKRREVDAQEFDQK; from the coding sequence ATGAATAAAAAACTATATCGGTCTAATGACCGGATCATTTGCGGGGTATTAGGCGGGATTGCTGAATATTTTGGCTGGGATAAGACCTGGACCCGCTTGATTTATGCCGCTTTGACGATTCTGAGTTTTGCCTTTGCTGGCTTGATTTTATACATTGTTGCGGCAATCATCATCCCTAACCAACCCAAGCGCCGGGAAGTGGATGCGCAAGAATTTGATCAAAAATAA
- a CDS encoding DUF3021 domain-containing protein, which translates to MNRFKMAVQFGLIGICIGSATFLISLLNYKQSLVTPSQIISLFIASGLVGELSMIFKFKRFQFIPRLVIHYLGTTLIMVAFGAYNHFIDNWWALGSFVESVTVAYVIISVVQYIMNIRYANNVNQLIKARKKDRH; encoded by the coding sequence ATGAATAGATTTAAAATGGCGGTTCAGTTTGGGTTGATTGGCATCTGCATTGGTTCAGCCACTTTTTTAATTTCTTTATTAAATTATAAACAATCATTAGTCACCCCATCCCAAATTATCAGCTTGTTTATTGCTAGCGGCTTAGTCGGTGAATTATCGATGATCTTTAAGTTCAAACGATTTCAGTTTATCCCTAGATTAGTAATCCACTATCTGGGAACCACCTTAATTATGGTGGCTTTTGGAGCCTATAATCACTTTATCGATAACTGGTGGGCACTTGGGTCATTCGTAGAAAGTGTGACGGTCGCTTACGTCATTATTTCGGTGGTCCAATACATTATGAATATTAGATATGCCAACAATGTTAATCAATTGATCAAAGCCCGTAAAAAGGACCGCCATTAA
- a CDS encoding LytTR family DNA-binding domain-containing protein gives MQVDFHQDDHLSPDEIKLLVSAKQLTPEVVALINHLSVVQTQSTSVLPLSIDDRVEMVNLSAIISIEVFGSDLTIATTTHEYTFHGQLKTILAKIDDQRFIRIARGTAINIDHLNSLEAGFSGNMTAFLDHEIKLNVSRKYLPDLKARLRM, from the coding sequence GTGCAAGTTGATTTTCATCAAGATGACCACCTCTCACCAGATGAAATTAAGCTCCTGGTTAGCGCGAAGCAACTAACGCCTGAAGTGGTGGCGTTGATTAACCACCTTTCTGTGGTGCAGACCCAATCGACGTCGGTATTGCCACTATCAATTGACGACCGTGTGGAAATGGTGAACCTAAGTGCCATTATCTCAATTGAGGTATTTGGGAGTGATCTGACGATTGCGACCACGACCCATGAATACACGTTTCATGGTCAGTTGAAAACGATCCTAGCTAAAATCGATGACCAACGGTTCATCCGGATTGCCCGGGGAACTGCGATTAATATTGACCACCTGAACTCATTAGAAGCTGGCTTTTCCGGCAATATGACGGCTTTTTTGGATCATGAAATTAAGCTGAACGTTAGTCGTAAGTACCTACCGGATTTGAAAGCGAGGTTAAGAATGTGA
- a CDS encoding ABC transporter permease: MINLIKRNVTIYFANRTAVFFSLLASLISFILYILFLKNNMQQSFQHIPDTTKLLDPWLIGGTLSVTGLTSIGTVLSQLVADRESHRLDDLAMTDLSQLQIQSAYLVGAVFVGTFNQIVVYLVMSLYFQLVDGISVDWSQSGSVLLIALFSSLVWTAFNLIVYTTIQRQATISTVSSIISTISGFFAGVYVPISVMPSVAQTVMKFTPTPYVSAAFRDVIMHQQLKKSFQHLSTSQLNDFRLAMGIDLKVNGTQLNMAQMVLILGGFLFLFVVWLLVSNYFRTKEGIKRAS; the protein is encoded by the coding sequence ATGATTAATTTAATTAAACGCAACGTGACCATTTATTTTGCTAACCGGACCGCCGTCTTTTTCTCACTGTTAGCATCGTTGATTTCATTTATTCTATACATCCTATTTTTGAAAAATAATATGCAACAATCATTTCAACACATTCCCGATACCACTAAATTACTGGATCCGTGGTTGATTGGTGGGACACTATCCGTAACTGGATTGACGTCGATTGGAACCGTCCTCTCCCAATTAGTGGCAGATCGGGAAAGCCACCGCTTGGACGATTTAGCGATGACCGACTTATCGCAGTTGCAGATTCAAAGCGCCTACTTAGTTGGGGCGGTATTTGTAGGGACGTTCAACCAAATTGTGGTGTATCTCGTGATGAGTCTATACTTTCAACTAGTGGATGGCATTAGCGTTGACTGGAGTCAAAGCGGCAGCGTGTTATTGATTGCGTTATTCAGTAGCTTGGTCTGGACGGCATTTAACCTAATTGTCTACACAACGATTCAACGGCAGGCAACGATTTCCACGGTTTCTTCCATCATCAGTACGATTTCCGGGTTCTTTGCTGGCGTTTACGTCCCAATCAGTGTGATGCCTAGCGTTGCTCAGACCGTGATGAAGTTTACCCCGACACCATACGTTTCTGCAGCATTTCGGGATGTGATTATGCATCAACAGTTAAAGAAGTCGTTTCAGCATTTGTCGACAAGCCAGTTGAATGATTTTCGCTTGGCAATGGGAATTGATTTAAAAGTTAATGGGACCCAGCTCAACATGGCCCAAATGGTGCTAATTTTAGGTGGATTCCTATTTCTGTTCGTTGTATGGTTGTTGGTAAGCAACTACTTTAGAACGAAAGAAGGGATTAAGCGTGCAAGTTGA
- a CDS encoding gamma-glutamyl-gamma-aminobutyrate hydrolase family protein, whose protein sequence is MRIGITADVNMTQNTSFRLTRAHIAQRTLVNALVANDIVPVVFPVVKPAMAKELLETVDGIIMTGGPDVAPVFYNEEPTANTGMSYLPRDYFELQLVKDAVAMHKPILAICRGLQMVNVALGGTLFQDLNSQFHPTGSQPLIQHTQQAKVFMPTHHINVAADSQMGQSVGTHPLVNSIHHQAAKQVAPSLHVTATAPDGVIEGLENDDASIQCVQWHPENIWKHMPEENQLLVDFFTRAAQMKN, encoded by the coding sequence ATGAGAATTGGAATTACAGCAGATGTTAACATGACCCAAAATACTAGTTTTAGACTTACCCGCGCCCACATTGCCCAACGAACCCTGGTCAATGCCCTGGTCGCAAACGATATCGTCCCCGTCGTATTCCCAGTGGTTAAACCAGCGATGGCAAAGGAACTGTTGGAAACCGTTGATGGCATCATCATGACTGGTGGCCCAGATGTAGCCCCCGTCTTTTACAATGAAGAACCCACAGCAAACACCGGCATGTCGTATCTCCCCCGTGACTACTTTGAATTACAACTAGTCAAGGATGCCGTAGCAATGCACAAACCCATCCTAGCCATTTGTAGAGGATTACAAATGGTCAACGTTGCACTGGGCGGCACCCTATTCCAAGATTTAAACAGTCAATTCCACCCCACTGGATCGCAACCGCTGATTCAACACACCCAACAAGCGAAGGTCTTCATGCCGACCCACCACATTAATGTGGCCGCAGACAGTCAAATGGGCCAAAGCGTTGGAACCCATCCACTGGTGAACTCCATCCACCACCAAGCTGCAAAGCAGGTGGCCCCATCGCTTCACGTGACGGCCACCGCACCCGATGGGGTGATCGAGGGGCTTGAAAATGATGATGCATCAATTCAATGTGTGCAGTGGCATCCAGAAAACATCTGGAAGCACATGCCAGAAGAAA
- a CDS encoding energy-coupling factor transporter transmembrane component T family protein, with protein sequence MSNNLFGYDHGDTWIHRLSGSSKLFFFILVSIIAMVSYDPRFIGLVLVLSMVALQQSHIRWAQIRLVVKLIVVFSLLNLVMIYVFSPENGVAIYGTKHVILGSGFYALTQEQLFYEVNLALKYFVTVPLALIFLITTNPSEFAASLNRLGVSYRISYSVSLALRYIPDVQNDYQEISRAQQARGYEISKKGKLMARLRGAVRIIMPLIFTSIAKIDTISQAMELRRFGRNKKRSWYLQRPVTKNDWFVWIATIIIVLVGIWFFHLDGGRFFNPFK encoded by the coding sequence ATGAGTAACAACCTATTTGGCTATGACCACGGGGATACCTGGATTCATCGGCTCAGCGGGAGCAGTAAACTCTTCTTTTTTATCCTGGTATCGATTATTGCGATGGTCAGTTATGACCCACGCTTTATTGGCTTGGTGTTGGTACTATCGATGGTTGCTTTACAGCAATCCCACATTCGTTGGGCCCAGATTCGGTTAGTCGTAAAGTTAATTGTGGTGTTTTCACTGCTGAATTTGGTCATGATCTACGTCTTTTCACCTGAAAACGGGGTCGCCATCTATGGCACTAAGCACGTTATTTTGGGGAGTGGCTTCTATGCGCTCACCCAGGAGCAGCTATTCTATGAAGTGAACCTAGCGTTGAAGTACTTCGTAACCGTGCCGTTAGCGTTAATTTTTCTAATTACCACCAACCCCAGTGAATTTGCGGCTAGCTTAAATCGGTTAGGGGTTTCCTATCGGATCAGCTACTCGGTTTCACTGGCGTTACGCTACATTCCGGATGTCCAAAACGACTACCAAGAAATTAGCCGGGCCCAACAAGCCCGTGGCTATGAAATTTCCAAAAAGGGCAAGTTGATGGCCCGCTTAAGGGGGGCCGTTCGAATTATTATGCCGCTTATTTTTACCAGTATTGCTAAAATCGATACGATCAGTCAGGCGATGGAGCTGCGTCGCTTTGGCCGGAATAAGAAGCGCAGTTGGTATCTGCAACGACCCGTTACCAAGAACGATTGGTTCGTTTGGATTGCGACCATCATAATTGTGTTGGTCGGAATCTGGTTTTTCCATTTAGATGGTGGTCGCTTCTTTAACCCGTTTAAATAA
- a CDS encoding ABC transporter ATP-binding protein has product MTEQSGIQFDHVSFQYYSQAEPTLRDINLTINPGEKVLIVGPSGSGKSTLGNLINGIIPHNYRGDLTGTVTVDGINVATSSVFDLSLKVGTVLQNANDQFVGLTMAEDMAFGMENDATAVPEMHRRVAQWADYLNLTDHLAQSPQSLSGGQKQRVAMGDVLIDEGNIMLFDEPLAALDPATGYQTIQLIERLHREFEMTVVIIEHRLEEVLTQSVDRLIVLNDGQIVANGHPDAILKSDIMPQLGLREPLYVEALKAANVDLETVQDIADVERVNAPQLATQLATLTTQEQPAGSTSASPLLTIADLSFGYPDQAPLFKDLNLTVNRGDHLALVGRNGIGKSTLSKLITGFLTPTAGRISLNGQPLANDSIKERADHIGYVMQDPDKMISQVTIKDEVGLGLKLRGVTGTEMTSRVNAILKVCGLYPYRNWPISALSFGQKKRVTIASILVLKPEVLILDEPTAGQDFRHYTEMMNFLTALNHQGTTLITITHDMHLMLEYANRAVVLGEREVLADTKPVEVLSDANLCQFSDLRPTSLYQLAKRFDLNPETFTNRVIEYELGATKHE; this is encoded by the coding sequence ATGACTGAACAATCAGGAATTCAATTTGACCACGTTAGTTTCCAGTACTATAGCCAGGCCGAGCCGACGTTAAGGGACATTAATCTCACCATCAATCCGGGGGAAAAGGTGTTGATCGTTGGGCCTTCTGGATCCGGGAAATCGACGTTGGGGAACCTCATTAACGGGATTATCCCCCATAATTATCGTGGTGACCTTACCGGGACGGTAACGGTCGATGGAATTAACGTTGCCACTTCCAGTGTCTTTGACCTCTCACTTAAGGTCGGGACCGTTTTACAAAACGCCAATGATCAGTTCGTGGGCCTCACGATGGCTGAGGATATGGCATTTGGGATGGAAAACGATGCCACGGCGGTCCCTGAAATGCACCGTCGCGTGGCCCAATGGGCCGACTATTTAAACCTAACGGACCATCTCGCCCAATCTCCGCAAAGCCTTTCCGGGGGCCAAAAGCAACGGGTCGCAATGGGTGACGTCTTGATCGATGAGGGCAACATCATGCTCTTTGATGAACCGTTGGCCGCCCTGGACCCTGCCACTGGCTACCAAACGATTCAATTAATCGAGCGTTTACACCGTGAATTTGAAATGACCGTGGTAATTATTGAACACCGCCTAGAAGAAGTTTTGACCCAATCTGTTGACCGCTTGATCGTATTGAACGATGGTCAAATCGTTGCAAATGGGCATCCAGATGCGATTTTAAAAAGTGATATCATGCCACAATTGGGGCTACGTGAACCGTTGTACGTGGAAGCGCTCAAGGCTGCAAACGTTGATTTAGAAACGGTCCAAGACATTGCCGATGTTGAACGAGTGAATGCACCACAGCTTGCCACTCAACTCGCCACGTTGACGACTCAAGAACAGCCAGCAGGATCCACCAGCGCCAGTCCGTTGTTAACGATTGCGGACCTAAGCTTTGGGTATCCTGACCAAGCACCACTGTTTAAGGACCTTAACCTAACGGTGAATCGGGGGGACCACCTTGCATTGGTCGGGCGTAACGGAATTGGCAAGTCAACGCTTAGTAAGTTGATTACTGGCTTTTTGACGCCGACTGCCGGTCGAATTAGTCTCAACGGGCAGCCCTTAGCTAATGATTCGATTAAGGAGCGTGCTGACCATATCGGGTATGTAATGCAGGATCCGGACAAGATGATTAGTCAGGTCACGATTAAGGATGAAGTCGGCCTGGGCTTAAAGCTCCGCGGGGTGACTGGGACTGAAATGACGAGCCGGGTCAATGCCATTTTGAAGGTGTGTGGACTATACCCATACCGCAACTGGCCAATTTCCGCCCTGAGCTTTGGCCAAAAGAAGCGGGTCACGATTGCTAGCATCTTGGTATTGAAGCCGGAAGTGTTGATTTTAGATGAACCCACGGCGGGCCAGGATTTCAGGCACTATACTGAAATGATGAACTTTTTGACCGCCTTAAATCACCAGGGGACCACGTTGATCACGATTACCCACGATATGCACTTGATGTTGGAATATGCCAATCGAGCAGTCGTGTTGGGTGAACGCGAGGTGCTGGCCGATACTAAACCGGTCGAGGTCCTTTCCGATGCTAACCTATGCCAATTTTCAGATTTGCGTCCGACCAGTTTATACCAGTTGGCAAAGCGGTTTGATTTAAATCCAGAAACCTTTACCAACCGGGTGATTGAATACGAATTGGGGGCGACTAAGCATGAGTAA
- a CDS encoding ECF-type riboflavin transporter substrate-binding protein, with protein sequence MNRKHLSIRTVVAIGIGTAIVFLLKRWVSIPSGVPNTNIDTSYGFLGFAAVLFGPIAGFCMGFLGHALTDFTMYGMPWWSWVISTGFVGLGMGLLHHHLGVDDGMFTTNKMVIYNVWQILINFIAWTLIAPTGDILIYAEPANKVFLQGFVSTITNSLSTGVIGTILLASYAATKLKRGSLRKED encoded by the coding sequence ATGAATAGAAAACACTTAAGTATTCGGACCGTGGTTGCGATTGGCATTGGAACCGCCATCGTCTTTTTATTAAAACGGTGGGTTTCAATTCCAAGTGGGGTTCCCAATACGAACATTGATACTTCATACGGCTTTTTGGGCTTTGCAGCCGTTTTATTTGGCCCAATCGCTGGTTTTTGTATGGGCTTTTTGGGGCATGCACTCACTGACTTCACAATGTATGGGATGCCCTGGTGGAGCTGGGTAATTTCCACCGGCTTCGTTGGTCTGGGGATGGGGTTATTACACCACCACCTCGGCGTTGATGATGGCATGTTCACCACCAACAAGATGGTCATCTATAACGTGTGGCAAATCTTGATTAACTTCATCGCTTGGACGTTGATCGCCCCGACCGGGGATATTTTAATTTATGCCGAACCGGCGAATAAGGTCTTTTTACAGGGGTTCGTTTCAACGATTACCAACAGCCTCTCGACCGGGGTAATCGGCACGATTCTGCTAGCTTCGTATGCTGCTACTAAGCTTAAAAGGGGTAGCCTTAGAAAAGAGGATTAA